In Sphingomonas sp. M1-B02, the sequence CGTCGGGCACGTTGGCCGGGAAGACATGCTCGGTCAGCCCGTCGGTATATTTGGCGTCATAGTCATAGAAGCCGCTCTTGGGCTTAAGCTCGGTCACGCCGAGCGCCCGATCGCCCAGCACCGCGGTCGTCAGCTCGCGCCCGCGAATGAACGGCTCGGCGAGCAGTTCGTCGAATTCCTGCCACGGCCCGCGCACGTCGCGCCCGATCGGATTGCCGTAATTGCCCTCGTCGGTGACGATCGCCACGCCGACCGACGAGCCCTCGTTGACCGGCTTGAGCACATAAGGCCGCGGCAGCGGATCGCGCTCGTAGAGGTCCGCGCTGCGCACCATCCGCCCGCCGGGCATAGGGATGCCGTGCGGCACCAGCGCCTGCTTGGTCAGTTGCTTGTCGATCGCGATCACCGACGTGACCAGCCCCGAATGCGTGTATTTCAATCCCATCAGGTCGAGCATGCCCTGCACCGTCCCGTCCTCGCCGGGGGTGCCGTGGAGCGCGTTGAAAACCAGGTCCGGCTTCGCCTCGGCCAGCTTCACGCCCACGTCGCGGCCCATGTCGATGCGGGTGACGCGATGCCCCAGGCTCTCGAGCGCATCGGCGATCCCCGCGCCCGACATCAGCGAAACCTCACGCTCGGCCGACCAGCCGCCCATCAGCACGGCGATGTGGAGGGGTGAAGCCGACATCTATTGTTCCCCTGCGGAGGCAGGGGCCCAGACTCGGCGCGCAGCGCCGAATGCGCTACCGCGCACGAGCTTGTTGACGGGCTGGGCCCCGGCCTTCGCCGGGGAACGGAAAAAGAAACTCACTTCAAAACCCCGATCCGCTGTATTTCCCATTCCAGCTCCACGCCGGAATGCGCCTTCACCTTCGCGCGGACCTCTTCGCCCAGCGCCTCGATATCGGCGCTGGAAGCATTGCCCAGATTGAGCAGGAAATTGCAGTGTTTTTCGCTGACCTGCGCATCGCCTCGCCGCAAACCGCGGCAGCCCGCCGCATCGATCAGCGCCCAGGCCTTGTGGCCTTCCGGATTCTTGAAGGTCGAGCCGCCGGTGCGCGACCTAAGCGGCTGCGAAGCCTCGCGTTCCGCCGCGATCCGGTCCATCTCCGCGCCGATCGTGGCGGGGTCTCCGGGCACGCCCTCGAACAAAGCCTCGACCACGATCGCCCCCTCGGGAAGCTCCGAATGGCGATAGGTATAGCCCAATCGCGCCGCCGGCCAGGTCTCGACTGTCCCATCGCGAGTCACCAGCGTGATTTCGACCAATATATTCGATGTGTCGCGGCCATAAGCGCCGGCATTCATCCGCACAGCACCGCCGACCGTTCCGGGGATGCCCCGCAAGAACTCGAGTCCGGCGATCCCCGCGTCCCGCGCGGCACTGGCAACACTGATCCCCATCGCCGCCCCGCCCGCCCGGACCCGATTTCCGGGCTCGATCGAAACCTTGGCCATCGCCTTGGGCAGCCGCACCACCACCCCCGGCACCCCGCCGTCGCGCACGATCAGGTTCGAGCCGACGCCGACCGGCAGCACAGGGGTTTCGGGATCGAGCGCCGCGAGGAAGGCCGCAAGCGACTGCACGTCGTCGGGCCGCACCAGCCACTCCGCAGGCCCGCCCGTGCGGAACCAGATGAAGTCGGCGAGGCTGCCCTGAGGCTGGGAGGTGCCCCGGAGTGGCGGCAAGGCCATGCAGACGCTACTCATAAAACCCCTCCCCTGAAGGGGAGGGGAGAAAAATGGCGCAGGCTCACGCCACCGCCTCAACCCGGGCGGCAGCAATCCCCTCGGCCAGCCCCGCCGCCCACTTCGTAATATCGCCTGCCCCCAGGCAGACCACCATGTCCCCCGGCACCGCCACTTCGGCCAATACCCGCGCCAAAGCATCCGCATCAGCCACGACCGCCGCCGAACGATGCCCGCGCCGCTTCACCCCCTCGACCAACGCCTCGGCATCCACGCCCTCGCGCGGCGCCTCGCCCGCGGCATAGACCGGCGTCACCAGCACCATGTCGGCGTCGTTGAACGCCTGCGCGAAATCATCCATCAGATTCTCGAGCCGCGAGAAGCGATGCGGCTGCATCACCGCGATCACCCGCCCCTCGGCGCTCTCGCGCGCGGCGGAGAGCACCGCGCGGATCTCGACCGGATGGTGGCCATAATCGTCGATCACCGTCACGCCCTGCGTCTCGCCCACCTTGGTGAAGCGCCGCTTCACGCCCGTGAACATCGCGAAGCCCTTCTGGATCGTAGCATCCCGGATGCCGAGCTCGAGCGCCACGCCGATCGCGGCGAGCGCATTCTGGACATTGTGCCGCCCCGGCATCGGCAACTCGATATTCTCGATCGATCGCGTCGTCCCGTCGCGCTGGCGGATGATCGCCTCGAAGCGATTGCCCCCGGCATGCGGCGTCACATTGACCCCGCGCACATCGGCGCTGGCGGCAAAGCCATAGGTCACGATCCGCCGGTCGCGCACGCGCGGAATGATCGCCTGCACCTCGGGATGATCCAGGCACAGCAAGGCCGCGCCATAGAAAGGCACATTCTCGACGAACTCGACGAACGCATCCTTCACCCGATCGAAGCTGCCATAATGGTCGAGATGCTCGGGATCGATGTTGGTGACGACCGCGATCGTGCCGTCGAGCCGCAGGAAGCTGCCGTCGCTCTCGTCGGCCTCCACCACCATCCACTCGCTGTCGCCCAGCCGCGCATTGGAGCCATATTGATTGATGATGCCGCCGTTGATCACGGTCGGATCGACCCCGCCCGCGTCGAGCAAGGCCGCGATCATCGAGGTCGTCGTGGTCTTGCCATGCGTGCCCGCCACCGCGACGGTGGACTTCAGCCGCATCAGCTCGGCGAGCATTTCCGCGCGCCGCACCACCGGCACGCGCCGCTCATAGGCCGCCTCGACTTCGGGATTGGTCCGCACGATCGCGGTCGAGGTCACCACTACCGCTGCATCGCCCAGATTCTCGGCCTTGTGGCCGATCGTCACCTGGATGCCGCGCGCGCGCAGGCCCTGGATCACATAGCCCTCGGCCACGTCCGATCCCTGCACCTTATAGCCCAGATTGTGCATCACCTCGGCGATGCCGGACATGCCGATCCCGCCGATCCCGACGAAATGGATCGTGCCGATGTCGGTGGCGACGCCCCTCATGCGCCAAATTCCTTATGCATAAGACGGCTTCTGGGTCTGGACGACGGCACGGCGCTTCGTGGTCGATCCGATCGGCGCCTTCGGTGCGTGGATCGATTCGACCAGGTCGGCCAGGTCGCGTGCGGCGTGCGGACGGCCGCATTCGCGCGCCCGCGCCGCCGCATTTTCCAGCCCCTGCGTGTCGAGCCCCAGTTTCTGGATCTGCTTGGCGAGTTCGGCCGCGGTGAACAGGCGCTGCGGGATCGTCCGCGCGCCACCGGCCCTGCTGATCTCGCGCGCATTGGCGGTCTGGTGATCGTCGGTGGCGCTGGGCAGCGGCACCAGGATCGCCGGACGCCCCGCCGCGGTCAGCTCGGCGATCGTCGAGGCGCCGGCGCGCGCGATAACGATATGCGCCCAGGCCAGCGCCTCGGGCAGATCGGGCAGATAGGTCGCCAGATCGGCGGGGATCGAATGCGCCGCATATTTGGCGCGCACAGCGTCGATATCCTCGATCCGCGCCTGGTGCGTCACTTGCAGCCGGCGCCGGAAATGCACCGGCAGAAGCGCGAGCCCATCGGGCACCACCTGGCTCAGGATCGACGCCCCCTGGCTCCCGCCCGTCACCAGCACGCGGAAGATGCCGTCCTCGTCGAGCACCGGATAAGGCCGGTCGCGCAGCGCCAGCACCGCCTCGCGCACCGGGTTGCCGACCAGATGCGTCTTGATCTTCCAACTGTCCTTAAGCCGTTCGACATCGGCATAGGAGGTCGCGATCGCATCCACCTTCCCCGCGACGAAGCGGTTCACCCGCCCCAGCACCGCATTCTGCTCATGGACGATCGTCGGGATGCCCGCGCGAAACGCCGCGAGCAGCGCCGGCAGCGCCGGATAGCCGCCGAAGCCGATCACTGCGGAAGGCTTCAAGCCCTTGTACAATTGCAGCGCCATCGAACGCCCGGCCATCATCTTGCCCGCCGCGCGCAGATAGCCGAGCGGCCCTCCGCCCAGCCGTCCGGCCGGCAAGACATGCGTCTCGACATCCTCGAACAGGCCGGGAAAGCGCACCCCGCGATCGTCACTCACCAAGGCGACATGATGTCCCCGGCTGGCAAGCTCCACCGCCAGCGCCGCCGCGGGCACCATATGCCCGCCGGTACCTCCTGCCGCCAAAACGTAGCTGCGCGCCTTGCTCATGTCTTGCTCCACCGCCCCGTGTAAGGAGAGCGCTTCAGATACGGGTTTCGCCGCGTGAAAGCGAGCAGCAGCCCCATCCCCACCGAAAGCGCGATCATCGAGGAGCCGCCATAGCTGATGAACGGCAGCGTCATCCCCTTGGAAGGCGCGATCCCCGTATTCACCGCCATATTGATCAGCGCCTGCACGCCGAACTGCGCCGCCAGCCCCGCCGCCGCGAGCAAGCGGAACGCATCCTCTTCGTCGAGCAGCTTCATGAACACCCGGATCACGATCGCGGCATAGAGGATAACGATGACCGCGCAGGCGAGCAGCCCGAACTCCTCGCCGATCACCGAGAAGATATAATCGGTATGCGCCTCGGGCAGCTTGAACTTCACCTGGCCGCCGCCCGGCCCGGTTCCGGTCAGCCCGCCCGCGGTCAGCGTGTCGTGGGCCATCTCGATCTGGTAGCGATCGGCCAGCGCCGCTTCCTTGGTCGGGAAGAGGAAGCTGTTGATGCGGATTCGCGCGGTGTCGTAGAATATGTAGGCCGCGATCACCCCCGCCACCGCGGTGCCCATCAGCCCGCCGATCGCCACCCCCGATATGCCCGAAAGCGTCAGCAGGATCAGCCACACCGCGGCGAACACCATCGTCTGCCCGAAATCGGGCTGCAGCATCAGCAGCACCCCGATCAGCGCGGTCATCGCTCCGGTGACGAACAAGACCGGCAGCTCGGGATCCTTGGCGCGGAACGACAGCATCCACGCCGTCGCGACGATGAACAGCGGCTTTAGAAATTCCGAAGGCTGCAGGTCGGAAACGCCGACATCGATCCAACGCCGCGCGCCGTTCACTTCCTTCCCGATCACCGGCGCCAGCACCAGCAGCAGCAGGAAGAATGCCGCCCCGATCAGCGACAGCCGCCGCGCCAGCGTGATCGGCAGCATCGAGACGAAGATGAGGATCGGCACCGAAACGCAGACCCACATCAGCTGCCGCCAGAAATAATACATGGGCGGCACGATATGCGTCGCGTCCGAATAGCGCCGCGCGGTAGCGGGCGATGCCGCCGCCACCGCCACCAGCCCGATCGCGATCAGCAGCAGCGCCAGCAGCAGCAGCACTCGATCGACTTCCCAGAACCACATGCCCGCGCGCGTCGTGCTCGCCCGGCCCAGCTGGTTGCCGACCCGGCTTCTCGCCTCGACGGGCTCCACTTCGGCGGCCTCGCTCATCCGAGCGCCTCCACTGCCGCACGGAATGCCGCCCCGCGTGCCTCATAATCCCGAAACTGGTCGAACGACGCGCAGGCCGGCGACAGCAACACCGTCTCGCCCGGTTTCGCCTGGCTAGCAGCGCTCCGCACCGCCGCCTCGAGCGTGCCCGAACGCTCGACCGGCATCTCGCCTTCGAGAATGCTCGAGAACAGGTCGCCCGCTTCGCCGATCGTATACGCTTTCACGACATTGCCGAAGCCCGGCCGGCACGCATCGAGCTCGTCGGTCTTGGCGACCCCGCCCAAAATCCAGTGAATCCGCTCGAACGCCGCCAGCGCCGGCGCGGCCGAGGTCGGGTTGGTCGCCTTGCTGTCGTTGACGAACAAAACGCCGTTCCGTTTGGCCACCCGCTCCATCCGGTGCGCGAGCCCCGGAAAGCTCGCCAGCCCGCGATCGATCGCGTCCCTGCCGATCCCGAGCGCCTCGCACGCCGCGATCGCCGCCAGCGCGTTCTGGGCATTGTGCGGCCCCTGCAGCGCCGGCCAGCGCGACTGGTCCATGCAGACGCCGGGCGCGATCTTGGTCAGATCCTGCGATCGTCCCCCGACCGCCACCTCGCGGGCGATCGCCGCCGACGCCTCGTCACCGATCCCGACGATCGCGGCATGCCCGGGCGTCTGCATCCCGAACAGCCGCCCCTTCGACGCCGCATAGCCCGCAAACCCGTCATAACGGTCGAGATGATCCGGCGTGATGTTGAGCAGGATCGCGACATCGCAGTCCAGGCTGTGCGTGAGATCGATCTGATAGCTCGAAAGCTCGAGCACATAGACGCCCCCCGCCGGCAGCGGATCGCGCCCGAGGATCGGCAGTCCTATATTCCCCCCAGCCAGCGCCGGCAGCCCTGCGGTGCGGCAGATATGCTCGATCAGCGCGGTGGTGGTCGATTTGCCGTTGGTGCCGGTGATCCCGACCACCTTGTGCGGCGGAAGCTCCGCGCGCGCCTGCGCGAACAACTCGATGTCGCCGATGATCGGGACGCGCGCGGTGGCCGCCTGCGCCCGGATCGGGTGCCGGTTGAGCGGCACGCCGGGCGATACGACGATCCCTGCGAAGCCGGCGAGGTCGAGGTCCGCCGGATCGGCAACCACCAGATCCTCCCCGGCACGGGGAGGGGGACCAGCCGAAGGCTGGTGGAGGGGGCTCTCCTCATCGGAAGTCGCTTGTGGCGCCCCCCCTCCACCACGCTCTTCGAGCGCGGTCCCCCTCCCCGTGCCGGGGAGGAGCGAGTTCCGCGCAGCCTCGTTCGAATCCCACGCAACAACGCTGGCCCCGCCAGCCAGCAAAGCCTCCACCGTCGCCCCCCCCGACCGCGCAAGCCCGAGCACCGCGTACCGCTTTCCGTCAAAGGCCGAGCCCGTAATCACCGCAGCTTCAGCGTCGAGAGCCCCGCCAGCGCCAGCACGAACGCGATGATCCAGAAACGGATCACCACCGTCGGCTCGGACCAGCCGAGCTGCTCGAAATGATGGTGGATCGGCGCCATCTTGAAGACGCGCTTGCCGGTGCGCTTGAAGAAGAAGACCTGGATGATCACGCTCAGCGCCTCGATCACGAACAGCCCGCCGATGATCCCCAGCACCAGCTCATGCTGCGCCGCCACCGCGATCGCGCCCAGCGCGCCGCCCAGCGCCAGGCTGCCGGTATCGCCCATGAAGACCGCCGCCGGCGGCGCGTTGAACCACAGGAACGCCAGCCCGGCCCCCACGATCGCGCCGCACAGGATCGCCAGGTCGCCCGCGCCCGGAACGTGCGGGATGCCCAGATAGGTCGCGAACACCTTGTTGCCGACGACATAGGCGATCAGCATGAACGCCATGCTCGCGATCACCACCGGCATCGTCGCCAGCCCGTCGAGCCCGTCGGTCAGGTTCACCGCATTGCCGAAGGCGACGATCGTGAAGGCGGCGAAGGGGATGTAGAAATAGCCGAGATCGGGATGGATCCAGCTGAAGAAGGGCACGTAGAGCTGGGTGCCGGTCTGCGACACGATGATCCACGCCGCGGCGCCCGCGATCAGGAACTCGCCGAGCAGCCGGACCTTGCCCGATACGCCCGCGGTGCTCGCCTTGCGCACCTTGTCATAATCGTCGAGGAAACCGATCATTCCGAAGCCGAAGGTCACGAACATGCACGCCCAGACCAGCGGGTTGCGCAGGTCCATCCACAGCAAGACGGCAAGCATCAGGCTGGTCAGGATCATCAGCCCGCCCATCGTCGGCGTGCCGCGCTTGGCGAGATGGCTCTGCGGCCCGTCCGCGCGGATCGGCTGGCCCTTGCCCTGCCGCAGCCGCAGCCAGCCGATGAACTTCGGCCCGATCAGCAGCCCGAGGAACAGGGCCG encodes:
- a CDS encoding FtsW/RodA/SpoVE family cell cycle protein codes for the protein MSEAAEVEPVEARSRVGNQLGRASTTRAGMWFWEVDRVLLLLALLLIAIGLVAVAAASPATARRYSDATHIVPPMYYFWRQLMWVCVSVPILIFVSMLPITLARRLSLIGAAFFLLLLVLAPVIGKEVNGARRWIDVGVSDLQPSEFLKPLFIVATAWMLSFRAKDPELPVLFVTGAMTALIGVLLMLQPDFGQTMVFAAVWLILLTLSGISGVAIGGLMGTAVAGVIAAYIFYDTARIRINSFLFPTKEAALADRYQIEMAHDTLTAGGLTGTGPGGGQVKFKLPEAHTDYIFSVIGEEFGLLACAVIVILYAAIVIRVFMKLLDEEDAFRLLAAAGLAAQFGVQALINMAVNTGIAPSKGMTLPFISYGGSSMIALSVGMGLLLAFTRRNPYLKRSPYTGRWSKT
- a CDS encoding D-alanine--D-alanine ligase, with product MSASPLHIAVLMGGWSAEREVSLMSGAGIADALESLGHRVTRIDMGRDVGVKLAEAKPDLVFNALHGTPGEDGTVQGMLDLMGLKYTHSGLVTSVIAIDKQLTKQALVPHGIPMPGGRMVRSADLYERDPLPRPYVLKPVNEGSSVGVAIVTDEGNYGNPIGRDVRGPWQEFDELLAEPFIRGRELTTAVLGDRALGVTELKPKSGFYDYDAKYTDGLTEHVFPANVPDDIADACKRIALDAHRLLGCKGASRSDFRWDDGQGVDGLFLLEVNTQPGMTPLSLVPEQARHLGIGYAELVQRIVEDAL
- the murC gene encoding UDP-N-acetylmuramate--L-alanine ligase — its product is MRGVATDIGTIHFVGIGGIGMSGIAEVMHNLGYKVQGSDVAEGYVIQGLRARGIQVTIGHKAENLGDAAVVVTSTAIVRTNPEVEAAYERRVPVVRRAEMLAELMRLKSTVAVAGTHGKTTTTSMIAALLDAGGVDPTVINGGIINQYGSNARLGDSEWMVVEADESDGSFLRLDGTIAVVTNIDPEHLDHYGSFDRVKDAFVEFVENVPFYGAALLCLDHPEVQAIIPRVRDRRIVTYGFAASADVRGVNVTPHAGGNRFEAIIRQRDGTTRSIENIELPMPGRHNVQNALAAIGVALELGIRDATIQKGFAMFTGVKRRFTKVGETQGVTVIDDYGHHPVEIRAVLSAARESAEGRVIAVMQPHRFSRLENLMDDFAQAFNDADMVLVTPVYAAGEAPREGVDAEALVEGVKRRGHRSAAVVADADALARVLAEVAVPGDMVVCLGAGDITKWAAGLAEGIAAARVEAVA
- the mraY gene encoding phospho-N-acetylmuramoyl-pentapeptide-transferase, which translates into the protein MLYLIAEQLGFPGVLNLIRYLSFRTGASVATALFLGLLIGPKFIGWLRLRQGKGQPIRADGPQSHLAKRGTPTMGGLMILTSLMLAVLLWMDLRNPLVWACMFVTFGFGMIGFLDDYDKVRKASTAGVSGKVRLLGEFLIAGAAAWIIVSQTGTQLYVPFFSWIHPDLGYFYIPFAAFTIVAFGNAVNLTDGLDGLATMPVVIASMAFMLIAYVVGNKVFATYLGIPHVPGAGDLAILCGAIVGAGLAFLWFNAPPAAVFMGDTGSLALGGALGAIAVAAQHELVLGIIGGLFVIEALSVIIQVFFFKRTGKRVFKMAPIHHHFEQLGWSEPTVVIRFWIIAFVLALAGLSTLKLR
- the murB gene encoding UDP-N-acetylmuramate dehydrogenase, with product MSSVCMALPPLRGTSQPQGSLADFIWFRTGGPAEWLVRPDDVQSLAAFLAALDPETPVLPVGVGSNLIVRDGGVPGVVVRLPKAMAKVSIEPGNRVRAGGAAMGISVASAARDAGIAGLEFLRGIPGTVGGAVRMNAGAYGRDTSNILVEITLVTRDGTVETWPAARLGYTYRHSELPEGAIVVEALFEGVPGDPATIGAEMDRIAAEREASQPLRSRTGGSTFKNPEGHKAWALIDAAGCRGLRRGDAQVSEKHCNFLLNLGNASSADIEALGEEVRAKVKAHSGVELEWEIQRIGVLK
- the murG gene encoding undecaprenyldiphospho-muramoylpentapeptide beta-N-acetylglucosaminyltransferase — encoded protein: MSKARSYVLAAGGTGGHMVPAAALAVELASRGHHVALVSDDRGVRFPGLFEDVETHVLPAGRLGGGPLGYLRAAGKMMAGRSMALQLYKGLKPSAVIGFGGYPALPALLAAFRAGIPTIVHEQNAVLGRVNRFVAGKVDAIATSYADVERLKDSWKIKTHLVGNPVREAVLALRDRPYPVLDEDGIFRVLVTGGSQGASILSQVVPDGLALLPVHFRRRLQVTHQARIEDIDAVRAKYAAHSIPADLATYLPDLPEALAWAHIVIARAGASTIAELTAAGRPAILVPLPSATDDHQTANAREISRAGGARTIPQRLFTAAELAKQIQKLGLDTQGLENAAARARECGRPHAARDLADLVESIHAPKAPIGSTTKRRAVVQTQKPSYA
- the murD gene encoding UDP-N-acetylmuramoyl-L-alanine--D-glutamate ligase gives rise to the protein MITGSAFDGKRYAVLGLARSGGATVEALLAGGASVVAWDSNEAARNSLLPGTGRGTALEERGGGGAPQATSDEESPLHQPSAGPPPRAGEDLVVADPADLDLAGFAGIVVSPGVPLNRHPIRAQAATARVPIIGDIELFAQARAELPPHKVVGITGTNGKSTTTALIEHICRTAGLPALAGGNIGLPILGRDPLPAGGVYVLELSSYQIDLTHSLDCDVAILLNITPDHLDRYDGFAGYAASKGRLFGMQTPGHAAIVGIGDEASAAIAREVAVGGRSQDLTKIAPGVCMDQSRWPALQGPHNAQNALAAIAACEALGIGRDAIDRGLASFPGLAHRMERVAKRNGVLFVNDSKATNPTSAAPALAAFERIHWILGGVAKTDELDACRPGFGNVVKAYTIGEAGDLFSSILEGEMPVERSGTLEAAVRSAASQAKPGETVLLSPACASFDQFRDYEARGAAFRAAVEALG